The Streptococcus mitis region AACCGTCGTTGATTTTAGCAACAAGGTCATCTTCACCAACAAAGTCTGCACCAGCAGCTTTTGCTTCTTCAGCTTTTGCACCACGTGCGAAAACAAGAACGCGTGAAGTTTTACCAGTACCGTTTGGCAATACCATTGCTCCACGGATTTGTTGGTCAGCTTTTTTAACGTCGATGTTCAAGTTGTAAGCAACTTCTACAGTTGCGTCAAATTTTGCAAAGTTAGTTTCTTTTGCAAGTGCTACAGCTTCTTCTACGCTGTATGCTTTTGTGCTGTCAATTTTCTCAAGAGCAGCACGAAGTTGTTTGCTTTTTTTAGCCATTTTCTATTCTCCTTGTAAGTGGTTCAATCGATTTTCATCTCCCACGTCACTCCTCGAAATGATGAAGTCTTGCGGGTTTTCAGTCTATTAACTTTCTTTTCCTACTTCGTTAAGCTCCCTTGATATACTCAAGTACAAGCATCAGTCACTTGCCTAGTATGAAAAGCAACTAATAGACTGCTGTGAGATTTTCTACTGTGTTATTGATTAGTCAACAACAGTGAATCCCATAGAACGAGCAGTACCTTCGATCATACGCATTGCAGACTCAATGTTTGCTGCGTTCAAATCTGGCATCTTAGTTTCTGCAATTTCTTGTACTTGTGCACGAGTAACTGTAGCAACTTTAGTTTTGTTAGGTGTACCTGATCCTTTTTCAACACCTGCAGCTTTTTTCAAAAGAACAGCAGCTGGTGGTGTTTTAGTGATGAAAGTAAATGATTTATCTTCGTAAACTGAGATAACAACTGGAATAATCATACCAGCTTGGTCAGCTGTACGAGCGTTGAACTCTTTTGTGAATCCCATGATGTTGATACCAGCTTGACCAAGAGCAGGTCCAACTGGTGGAGCTGGTGTAGCTTTACCAGCAGGGATTTGCAATTTTACAAGTTTTTCGACTTTTTTAGCCATTTTTAAATCCTCCTTTGTGGTTTTGGCGGTAATTAAAGATTTTTACCTCCCACAAGTATGCTTTACACATACCTATCTATTATACACTATTTATCTAGAATTGCAAGAGAAAAGTTTATTTTTTATACTCAATGAAAATCAAAGAGCAAACTAGGAAGCTAGCCGTAAGCTGCTCAAAGTACAGCTTTGAGGTTGCAGATAAAACTGACGAAGTCAGCTCAAAACACTGTTTTGAGGTTGTAGATGGAACTGACGTTGTCAGTATCCTACACATACGGTAAGGCGACGCTGACGTGGTTTGAAGAGATTTTCGAAGAGTATTAATCGACGTAATCTCCACCTTCAAATCCATAGTATTCTTCCAAACTGAGACCACTCTCAGCAATTTCTTTTGCTTCTTTTCCGACATAACGAAGGTGCCATTCTTCAGCCATATAGCCGGTTTCTTTTTCCTTACCTTTGAGATAACGGACAACAAAGCCATAATCAGCCGCATGGTCCAAAAGCCACTGGGCTGCTTTCCCTTCAGTCACCAATTCTCCATTTGTGCTGATCACATCAAAGGCCAAGCCTGTCTGGTGTTCGCTATAGCCAGGTCGGGCAGAGTAACGGTCAGCTGCTGCCTTCCCATCTTGGTTGACATAATCTTGATAGAGCTTGGTCTGAGTCTCATAACTTCTAAAGCCACTGTAATGATCACTAATCGGGAATCCTGCCTCTTGCATCGCTTTGATGAGTTTGAGCAACTCAGCCTTGGCTGTTGGATTTTCCCCTGGATTGTAGTCTTTTGACAATGGATAGTGTTTATTGGCTACGATGATTTCATCGTATTTCCCTTGGATGCTGTAGTAGTCTCCTTTATTGACCACTTCTGCTTTTTTCTGGGCAGCACCTTGAGACTTACTTCCGACTGTTCCATCAGATTTAGCTGTTTGCTCTGTCTTAGCTGAGCCATCTTCATTTTTTGCTTTTTCTTGTGAACAAGCTGCTAGACTCAAGGCTAGCAAGGCTGTCAAGACAAGGTATCTTTTTTTCATTTCTACTCCTTTATTTCTAATAATTTATCTACTTCTGACGATAAACATTCGACTAATCTTTTAATCTCATCCGGTTTTACTTGGCAGGTTTCTGCTGTCATTTCTTCAAAGGGAACCCACCAGACTGGACCACGTCCCTTGAGACCGTGACCATTCATATCACCTCTTCGTCTAGGGAACAGATGCCAATGAAGATGGGCATCGCCATTTCCTAGCAGTTCGATATTCATTTTCTCAGCAGCAAAGGCCTTAGCAACCGCCTCTTGGACCACACTCATTTCCTCTAGAAAACGGAGTTTCGTTTCCTTCTCTAAATGATGCAATTCGGTAACGTGTTCCTTGGCTAGAAAGAGACTATAGCCTGCAAAATACTGGTGGTCTCCAATCACAAGATAGCCTGTTTCCAACTCTTTGACAAAATAGGGATTTTCTCCCTTCTTGATGAGTTCAATTCTCTGGCAAATCAAACACATATTAGTCTACCAATTCGCTCTTAAGATAAGCATCAACCATACGCTCTGTTGCGACCACCGAGTCAATATGAGTACGCTCATAAGAATGGCTAGACTCGATACCAGCACCGAGAAGGGCATGTTTGACTTCTGCACCTGCAGACATAGCCGCTGAAGCGTCTGAACCATAAAATGGATAGATATCCAGCTTAAATGGAATATCTTGTTTTTTCGCCAAAGCCACCAAGTGTTGCCGGAAGTCATAGTGATAAGGTCCAGAAGCATCCTTGACACAGATAGACACTGTATATTCGTCTGTTTGCTGGTCATCTCCCATAGCTCCCATATCCACAGCCAGATATTCTACTACCTGAGCAGGAATATTAGAGTTAGCACCGTGTCCCACTTCTTCAAAGACTGAAAAAGCAAAATGGGTTGTTACTGGCAATTCAATCTTCTCTTCTTTATAAATACGAAGGAGATTGAGCAAAATTGCTGCACTGACCTTATCGTCCAAATGACGAGACTTGATAAAACCTGTCTCTGTCACGACAGTTCGTGGGTCAAAACTGATAAAATCACCAACCTCAATCCCCAAGGCACGAGTTTCTTTTTCATTTGTTACTTTGACGTCCAAACGCACTTCCATATTGTCTTGCGTGCGTTCTGCAGTTCCTGCATCCTTGTAGACATGGCAAGAGGTCTGGTGGATAAGGATGGTTCCTGATACCTTTTGACCTGTGCTAGCTACATGAACGGTACAGTTTTCTCCTTCAATCATGTTCCAAGGGAAACCACCGATACGGTCCATTTTGAGACGGCCATCTGGTTTAACAGCACGGACAATGGCACCCAGCGTATCCACATGGGCAGTCACATAGCGATGCTCTTCATCACTTTGACCTTTGATGGTCACATTGACACCGCCCTTGGCTGTACGAACCGGCTGGTAACCAAAACCTTCTAGAGTCTTGACTAAATAGTCCGAAATCTCTCGAGTGAAGCCCGTTGGCGACGCAATGGCTGTCAGTTCTTTGATATATTCTACTGTTTGATTCATTTCTTCACCTCTTTTGCTACCTATTATAACACATTTATCATCGGATAAAAAAAGAAAATCACTCCTGTAGACTTAGCTACAAAAGTGATTTTATACTCAATGAAAATCAAAGAGCAAACTAGGAAACTAGCCGCAGGCTGTACTTGAGTACGACAAGGCGACGTTGACGCGGTTTGAATTTGATTTTCGAAGAGTATTAGCGATTATTCCATTTCAAAAACATCGCTTTCTTGCTTGTTTGGTAGAACCAATGAGAGCAAGATTCCGACAACTGCTGGCACCAACCATGGAAGAGATGCCTTTGCAAAAGGAAGAGCGTTGACAAGATTTGCAAGAAACTCAACCTTAAATGAGCTTCCTAATACGCTTGCAATGGCAATAGCTGTAACAACAGCAATTGTCAACTGCATACCTGGTTTTGAAAGGGCAACAAATTTGTTGACAATGACAATCATAACGATGGCAATCGTGATTGGGTACAAGATAACCAATACTGGAATGGAGTACTTGATAATCGCATCAAGACCCAAATTGGCAATGGCAAATCCAATCAAGGTAAAGGCTGTCGCATAAACCTTGTAGCTGATTTGTGGGAAGCGTTCATTAAAGAACTCAGCTGTAGACACAATCAAACCAACTGTTGTTGTGAAGCAGGTTACGGTAACCATAGCTGCAAGGAAGAGTTGAGCTGTTGAGCCAAAGATTTCTTGAGTCGCTTGTGACAAGATGTAAACACCTGGTGTTCCACCCTTCATCGCTTCAGCTGGTACTGGGAAATGATTTCCAAGGAAACCTAAACCGATATAAAGGGCGCTGAAGGCAAGGGCAACAACGATACCAACAACCCAAATGGTTGAAATGTATTCTTTCTTACTTGAGAAACCAAGTTGTTTCAAGGTTTGAACCGCAATTACACTGAAAGCAACTGAGGCAAGGGCGTCCAAGGTATTGTAACCTTCTAGGAAACCTGTACCAAAGGCAGAAGCTTGATAAGCAGCTGAAGCAGCTTGAGGACTTGTTCCACCGTATTTGATAGCTCCTAGGACAACCAAGATAACAATCAAAATCGCAAAGACTGGCGTTAAAATACGGCCGATACGGTCTAAAATTTTTGATGGATTGAGCGATATCAAATAGGCTGCTGCAAAATACAGAACTGTAAAGACAATCAAACCAAGACCTTTATTTGCATCCGACAAAAGGGGGCTAATCCCGACTTCATAAGCTGTTGTAGCTGTACGTGGGATAGCAAAGAATGGACCGATTGACAAGTAAAGAACTGAGAGGTAAAGAGTCGCAAACCAAGGCGCTATCTTTGTTGAAATCTCGTAAATATATCCTTTAGGATTTAGCGTTCCAATAATAAGAGTCAAGACGGCGATACCGACACCTGAAAAGACAAAACCTGCGATGGCAGGAAGAAAATGTTCTCCAGATAGAGCACCTAGAGAAGGCGGAAAAATCAAGTTCCCCGCACCAAAAAATATTCCAAACAGGAGTAAACCTGTTAAGGCACCTTTTTTAGCCATGAAAATCTCCTTCATATTTATAAAATACTGACCTAGTATATCATGAATAGGAGTATGAAAAAAGCTTCACGAAGTAAATATTGAATGTTTTCAAGATTCTTAAAAATAAGAATTATCTAAAAATAAAATCCTCCTACCAAGATCACACTAAGTAGGAGAAAATTCTACTGTTTACAGTTCTTCAAAAGCCATCATTCCACCTTGGACATTGATAACCTCATAACCTTGTTCTGATAAGAATTGGCAAGCACGCGCCGATCTCATTCCAGATTTACAAATAACATAATGTAACTGATCCTTGTCCAATTGATCATAAGTATCAGCTAATTGACTCAGAGGTAGATTCTGAGCACCTTCTAAATGAAGAGCTTCAAACTCCTCCACTTCTCTCACGTCCACTAGAGAAAGTTGGTCATTTTGGTAAAGCTGGTAAAATGCGTCAAAGGTTATTTCTTTCATTCTTTTTCTCCTAAAATAGTTTTAATTCTTTTTTTCAAATCCGGCACCACTTCTGACTCAAACCAAGGATTTTTGGCCATCCAGATTTGATTTCGCGGCGAGGGGTGAACTAGTGGAAAATAGGTTGGCAAGTAGTTCTGGTAATGTTTTACCCGTTCTGTTACCTTGCCACTGATTTTCTCCTGCAAATAGTAGGCCTGGGCATATTGCCCAATTAAGAGGGTCAATTGAATATCTGGTAATTCTTGCAAGAGCTGAGGATGCCATTTTTCTGCAAAACCAGTTCTCGGTGGCAGGTCACCTGACTTGCCATGCCCTGGAAAGTAGAAATCCATAGGCAAAACAGCAAAATATCCTGAATTGTAAAAGGTATCTTCATCCACACCTAGCCAGTCTCTCAGGCGGTCACCACTCTTATCTTTCCAGTAAAGGCCTGCTTCTTGGGTTTTAAGTCCAGGTGCCTGACCGATGATATTGATGCGAGCAGTCTTTGGCGCTGCAAAGAGAGGCTCAATACCACGCTCTGTATAGCTGGCATTCTGTGGATCTAACATAATAGCCTGCTTGATTCTTTCAATTTGAGACATCTACTTTCCCTCCAAAAAGAAGTCTAAGCATACAATCTCAGACTTCTATCGTTTTATTTGATCAATTCATAAATAGCTTCGGCATAGATTGCTGCTGCTCGGAAGAGATCATCCAAGGCAATAAATTCATTGGCTTGGTGCATGGTGTCAATTGAGTCTGGGAACATGGCACCATAGGCAACACCTCGTTCGAGCAAGCGACCAAAGGTTCCACCACCGATGACTTGCTCGTGACCTTTAAGTCCAGTTTGTTTTTCATAGACATTCAACAAGGTTTGGACAAGTGGATCTTCCATTGGCACATAGTGAGGCGTATGACCATGTTCAGAAAGGCTAACAGAAGCAACCGGCAAGTTTTCAAGGATTGACTTGATTTGTTCTGGACTTGTTCCTTTTGGATAGCGGATATTAAGGGCAATGGTATTATCAGCACTTGTTTCATCGAAGCGGAAGACGCCTGCATTCATAGAAAGGGCACCCATCTTTTCATCCACATGGGCAATC contains the following coding sequences:
- the rplK gene encoding 50S ribosomal protein L11 translates to MAKKVEKLVKLQIPAGKATPAPPVGPALGQAGINIMGFTKEFNARTADQAGMIIPVVISVYEDKSFTFITKTPPAAVLLKKAAGVEKGSGTPNKTKVATVTRAQVQEIAETKMPDLNAANIESAMRMIEGTARSMGFTVVD
- the ldcB gene encoding LD-carboxypeptidase LdcB/DacB, with product MKKRYLVLTALLALSLAACSQEKAKNEDGSAKTEQTAKSDGTVGSKSQGAAQKKAEVVNKGDYYSIQGKYDEIIVANKHYPLSKDYNPGENPTAKAELLKLIKAMQEAGFPISDHYSGFRSYETQTKLYQDYVNQDGKAAADRYSARPGYSEHQTGLAFDVISTNGELVTEGKAAQWLLDHAADYGFVVRYLKGKEKETGYMAEEWHLRYVGKEAKEIAESGLSLEEYYGFEGGDYVD
- a CDS encoding HIT family protein, coding for MCLICQRIELIKKGENPYFVKELETGYLVIGDHQYFAGYSLFLAKEHVTELHHLEKETKLRFLEEMSVVQEAVAKAFAAEKMNIELLGNGDAHLHWHLFPRRRGDMNGHGLKGRGPVWWVPFEEMTAETCQVKPDEIKRLVECLSSEVDKLLEIKE
- a CDS encoding M42 family metallopeptidase, coding for MNQTVEYIKELTAIASPTGFTREISDYLVKTLEGFGYQPVRTAKGGVNVTIKGQSDEEHRYVTAHVDTLGAIVRAVKPDGRLKMDRIGGFPWNMIEGENCTVHVASTGQKVSGTILIHQTSCHVYKDAGTAERTQDNMEVRLDVKVTNEKETRALGIEVGDFISFDPRTVVTETGFIKSRHLDDKVSAAILLNLLRIYKEEKIELPVTTHFAFSVFEEVGHGANSNIPAQVVEYLAVDMGAMGDDQQTDEYTVSICVKDASGPYHYDFRQHLVALAKKQDIPFKLDIYPFYGSDASAAMSAGAEVKHALLGAGIESSHSYERTHIDSVVATERMVDAYLKSELVD
- the brnQ gene encoding branched-chain amino acid transport system II carrier protein, which codes for MAKKGALTGLLLFGIFFGAGNLIFPPSLGALSGEHFLPAIAGFVFSGVGIAVLTLIIGTLNPKGYIYEISTKIAPWFATLYLSVLYLSIGPFFAIPRTATTAYEVGISPLLSDANKGLGLIVFTVLYFAAAYLISLNPSKILDRIGRILTPVFAILIVILVVLGAIKYGGTSPQAASAAYQASAFGTGFLEGYNTLDALASVAFSVIAVQTLKQLGFSSKKEYISTIWVVGIVVALAFSALYIGLGFLGNHFPVPAEAMKGGTPGVYILSQATQEIFGSTAQLFLAAMVTVTCFTTTVGLIVSTAEFFNERFPQISYKVYATAFTLIGFAIANLGLDAIIKYSIPVLVILYPITIAIVMIVIVNKFVALSKPGMQLTIAVVTAIAIASVLGSSFKVEFLANLVNALPFAKASLPWLVPAVVGILLSLVLPNKQESDVFEME
- a CDS encoding rhodanese-like domain-containing protein; its protein translation is MKEITFDAFYQLYQNDQLSLVDVREVEEFEALHLEGAQNLPLSQLADTYDQLDKDQLHYVICKSGMRSARACQFLSEQGYEVINVQGGMMAFEEL
- a CDS encoding uracil-DNA glycosylase family protein, which translates into the protein MSQIERIKQAIMLDPQNASYTERGIEPLFAAPKTARINIIGQAPGLKTQEAGLYWKDKSGDRLRDWLGVDEDTFYNSGYFAVLPMDFYFPGHGKSGDLPPRTGFAEKWHPQLLQELPDIQLTLLIGQYAQAYYLQEKISGKVTERVKHYQNYLPTYFPLVHPSPRNQIWMAKNPWFESEVVPDLKKRIKTILGEKE